A single genomic interval of Crateriforma spongiae harbors:
- a CDS encoding PilZ domain-containing protein: MSDEQAPQRKDDRYRWTSSMSLWAELIVGFDDQPKVFDSQIIDVSQSGCAVQADLPPEIRPQVGIIRIFGSRDDVVVEAAGRICWDKHTSLSSRSFGMKFRRQLRPDLLERLIHEGHISRREHPREVVGIDVTVRRTAGKPPINSAQLIDVSRSGLQIATDEALEMGERVLVTLPTGPSAAVKVRWARRCESRHHAGVAFENLTGSRAINEALKADLATVG, encoded by the coding sequence ATGTCCGACGAACAAGCGCCTCAGCGAAAAGACGATCGTTACCGATGGACCAGTTCGATGTCCCTGTGGGCCGAACTGATCGTCGGATTCGACGATCAACCGAAGGTATTCGATTCACAAATCATTGACGTCAGCCAGTCGGGCTGCGCGGTTCAGGCCGATCTTCCCCCAGAAATCCGTCCGCAAGTTGGCATCATTCGAATTTTCGGTAGCCGAGACGATGTGGTGGTCGAAGCTGCGGGTCGAATCTGCTGGGACAAACACACATCGCTTTCGTCACGCAGTTTCGGGATGAAGTTCCGCCGCCAATTGCGTCCTGATTTGCTGGAGCGTCTGATCCACGAAGGACATATCAGCCGTCGTGAACATCCGCGCGAAGTCGTCGGCATCGACGTCACGGTGCGACGCACCGCCGGAAAACCGCCGATCAACAGTGCCCAGCTGATCGACGTTTCGCGCAGCGGTCTTCAAATTGCCACGGACGAAGCATTGGAAATGGGCGAACGCGTATTGGTCACACTTCCGACAGGACCGAGCGCTGCGGTCAAAGTCCGCTGGGCACGCCGCTGCGAAAGCAGACATCATGCGGGCGTCGCCTTTGAAAACCTGACCGGCAGTCGGGCGATCAACGAAGCACTCAAAGCGGACCTAGCCACGGTCGGTTAG
- a CDS encoding DUF4864 domain-containing protein produces MPTGFRKLLPIGAFVGIGLIAGISWRLIQPDPSASTSALSPLDLAEFEKQVRPELGPAEVVAIQLESMRQAALDPERLKLCFAFASPSNRRLTGPFERFQRLVVEPPFAALIGHRHGLIGRPQIRGEEAMVLVSIDNADGQTRAYQFYLIRQNEPPFDGCWMTEAVTPLAVVPADAAVEPADSDQPALSL; encoded by the coding sequence GTGCCCACCGGTTTTCGCAAACTCTTGCCCATCGGCGCTTTTGTCGGCATTGGCCTGATCGCGGGGATCAGTTGGCGATTGATTCAACCAGATCCATCGGCCTCAACATCCGCGTTAAGCCCCTTGGACCTTGCCGAATTTGAAAAGCAAGTCCGACCGGAATTGGGGCCGGCCGAGGTCGTTGCGATACAGTTGGAATCGATGCGTCAGGCCGCCTTGGATCCCGAACGGCTGAAACTCTGTTTTGCGTTTGCTTCGCCATCGAATCGCAGACTGACCGGTCCGTTTGAGCGATTTCAACGTTTGGTGGTCGAACCACCCTTTGCCGCCCTGATCGGCCACCGCCATGGTTTGATCGGGCGTCCACAGATTCGCGGTGAAGAAGCGATGGTTTTGGTTTCCATTGATAACGCCGATGGCCAGACACGTGCGTACCAGTTCTATCTGATTCGGCAAAACGAGCCTCCGTTCGATGGATGCTGGATGACCGAAGCGGTGACACCTTTGGCGGTGGTGCCGGCAGATGCCGCGGTCGAACCGGCGGATTCCGATCAGCCTGCTCTATCGCTCTGA
- a CDS encoding sigma-70 family RNA polymerase sigma factor — protein MTESQSDEQLLAAMVSGQTDALRCLYRRHVSLVYAIAHSICGQDSDAQAVTSQVFIELWKSPDNYHPQRGSLRTYLTILTRSRARDHLRRSRAGVRIEASLDPPMTPTVDSLVDSTDPSQNLAAQEDAQQVRRCLAGLSDDSRSALTLAFFQGHTHREIAQKLKLPLGTVKSHIRRGLADLADRLRTDTDSGTREH, from the coding sequence ATGACGGAATCCCAGTCCGACGAACAGTTGCTGGCCGCGATGGTTTCCGGCCAAACCGATGCGCTGCGATGTTTGTATCGCAGGCACGTTTCGTTGGTCTATGCGATCGCCCATTCGATTTGTGGCCAAGACAGCGATGCCCAAGCGGTGACCAGCCAAGTCTTCATCGAACTTTGGAAAAGTCCGGACAACTATCATCCGCAGCGAGGTTCACTGCGTACTTATTTGACGATCCTGACCCGCAGTCGCGCTCGGGATCACCTCCGCCGCTCTCGAGCGGGAGTGCGTATTGAAGCCTCCTTGGATCCGCCAATGACGCCTACGGTGGATAGCCTGGTGGATTCGACGGACCCGAGTCAAAACCTGGCGGCACAAGAAGACGCACAACAGGTTCGAAGGTGTTTGGCTGGGTTGTCGGATGATTCCAGATCCGCGCTGACCTTGGCCTTTTTCCAAGGGCATACCCATCGTGAGATCGCCCAAAAGTTGAAATTGCCACTGGGAACGGTGAAAAGTCACATCCGTCGTGGGTTGGCCGATTTGGCCGATCGGTTGCGAACGGACACCGATTCCGGCACGAGGGAACACTGA
- a CDS encoding anti-sigma factor domain-containing protein produces MNCHDCQQHLVDYLTGQTEASVARQVENHLDSGCQDCRELLESLSAAHAAMLTSAPEHRPSAATIESIEQEIHHAIDDDYFAPARHAKGSGAGSENLDVLKRWMIPALATAAGFAMAIVMIPRSDDHLELGSASTHGQTDPLPPRFQSMSDPNQRLVSVVNRREPTQPLASFWIDRVANQLHVHAVNWDPLDGDAFYAIWLVDPSGHWTFAGQVGGDDDRDRTRVLDIPNLHTTIQRIAVTIERGPQSPRDGRSLDDADLVSEDLTDWFENQL; encoded by the coding sequence ATGAATTGTCACGATTGCCAGCAGCACTTGGTGGATTATCTGACCGGCCAGACGGAGGCTTCGGTCGCCCGACAGGTGGAAAATCACCTGGATTCGGGGTGCCAAGATTGCCGTGAATTGCTGGAAAGTTTGTCCGCTGCCCACGCGGCGATGCTGACATCGGCACCCGAACATCGCCCGAGTGCTGCGACGATCGAATCAATCGAACAAGAGATCCATCACGCGATCGACGACGACTATTTTGCGCCGGCCAGACACGCAAAGGGATCGGGGGCCGGATCTGAGAATCTGGATGTTTTGAAGCGTTGGATGATTCCCGCTTTGGCAACCGCCGCCGGTTTCGCGATGGCGATCGTCATGATTCCCCGATCCGACGATCATCTGGAATTGGGATCGGCAAGCACACACGGTCAAACCGATCCATTGCCACCGCGTTTTCAATCGATGTCTGACCCGAATCAGCGTTTGGTATCGGTCGTCAATCGGCGTGAACCCACACAACCGCTGGCATCATTTTGGATCGACCGTGTGGCCAACCAACTGCATGTCCATGCGGTCAATTGGGATCCACTGGACGGTGACGCTTTCTATGCCATTTGGCTGGTGGATCCATCCGGACATTGGACGTTTGCCGGACAAGTCGGCGGTGACGACGACCGTGATCGGACTCGTGTGCTAGACATTCCGAATTTGCACACCACCATCCAACGCATCGCCGTCACGATCGAACGTGGTCCACAGTCCCCACGCGATGGAAGATCGCTGGATGATGCCGATTTGGTCAGCGAAGATCTGACCGATTGGTTCGAGAATCAGCTTTAG
- a CDS encoding CHRD domain-containing protein codes for MLKRNLRQSNHKRRPSTCFTRESRLRRRKVRRSRLEPLEARRVLTGYIVDTVDDVVAADGFVSLREAIQAANSNSAVNEAAAGQVGATAGIDTIWFSPSIGDATISLTDGELSLTDSVAIEPSFGQSIQIDAQGGSRLFSITDAGPVRLSGLTLTGGFAVSGGAIDVAGATSLELHDVDIVSNVATGDAANQGGGGINNVGANLVIIGGSITDNTASGASGSGGGILSSGGSVSIQSTTMSGNVANRAGGAIELGTGSLTLTDVMLGGFAVDDANVAGPGGSASPGNGGGIHVTGGASATSVAIFGGVIAGNFAASEGGGVWNQNGAVMSIAGNAEIVGNRAGGETNTEGGGGVFNNGGLLTITDARITDNATTGTAGGGGGIANDGGLVTVNRSIVSGNFAAGTGASGGGILNINAGKVSVIDSEITDNVASRAGGGIEDASDAPGVQGLSLQNVFLSDNNAGVIAADASAAAPGNGGGIHVTGAGDVLIADSFVSENIAAAEGGGLWNGSGTMTVINTTIERNSASGDAADDGGGGIFNNGGQVVIDGGVIESNVADGASGSGGGILSLGGSLEISGAQIRNNSASRAGGGIEVTGESDTVLSNVDLMENEAGPMGAAAPGNGGGLHVTGSGSVEIQGGTVMGNLADREGGGLWNGAGLMTLVDVDVMDNIARGDTGDDGGGGIFNNTGQLIINGGNITGNVANGASGSGGGILNLDGILRVESTNLSENVANRAGGAVEATTDSESTLIDVTMESNTAGPVGSASPGNGGGLHVTGQGTVAVIGGTVRDNFAASEGGGLWNGTGVMAVSGTQIDGNVAAGNGVDQGGGGVFNAGGTIQIDSSTLTNNRATASTLVTLSGDAEVPSVATAATGTAAIQYDPNAGTFDLDVIVRGIELDDDTSLPELTGAHLHVAAADANGPVIVNLGVENFVQDGDSIRLRLHDVELPESNFADFAAGGTYINLHSTTNPGGELRGQVVFPTTMGSGGGILNDGGTVEVSNTLIDGNIASRAGGGIEATPNSITTLSQVDLVSNIAGPSGFATPGNGGGLHITGDGDAVIENSRIESNHAGREGGGLWNGSGMMTVLSTDLMGNVASGDAADDGGGGIFNNGGSLTISGGTISENQADGTSGSGGGIMNLGGTLEISDATVGFNTSNRAGGGIEVTGGSESTIERVLLVGNVTGPDGMAMPGNGGGLHLGGDAIVDVINTTVSENQSGNEGGGLWNSSTGTLRVVSSTVALNASPRGGGIDTIDGGSTTIGSSIIAMNDADDGPNIHGAVTTDGFNVVGDTTGATFANAQPTDQLDVTNTGLQPLSDNGGPTMTHALSAGSPALASGDPAGVDVDQRGIARPQGDAPDSGAFESPLSAPVIAGVFQNPVMPTDVNGDSRTTALDALMVINFVARHGDDVDVEQLMTAEGESASVQTSADHPMVDVSGDGRITAIDALRVINTLARQTTQNDTTDQALVQVAADIQRSGADDDEEWMDAIVDQVQ; via the coding sequence ATGCTGAAACGCAACCTGCGCCAATCCAACCATAAACGTCGTCCGTCAACTTGCTTCACCAGGGAATCGCGGTTGCGACGCCGAAAGGTTCGTCGCAGTCGACTTGAACCGCTGGAAGCAAGACGAGTCTTGACCGGATACATCGTGGATACGGTCGACGACGTGGTCGCGGCGGATGGTTTTGTCAGTCTGCGTGAAGCAATCCAGGCGGCCAATTCCAACAGCGCAGTCAACGAGGCAGCGGCGGGCCAAGTCGGTGCGACCGCGGGAATCGACACCATATGGTTTAGCCCTTCGATCGGTGACGCCACGATCAGCCTGACCGATGGTGAACTGTCATTGACCGACTCGGTCGCTATCGAACCATCTTTCGGCCAATCAATTCAGATCGATGCACAGGGTGGCAGTCGGCTGTTTTCCATCACCGATGCAGGTCCGGTCCGACTTTCCGGCTTGACGCTGACCGGTGGTTTCGCGGTGTCGGGCGGGGCGATCGATGTCGCGGGCGCGACGTCGTTGGAACTGCACGACGTGGACATCGTTTCTAACGTCGCAACTGGCGACGCAGCCAACCAAGGAGGCGGTGGAATCAACAACGTCGGTGCGAACTTGGTGATCATCGGTGGTTCGATCACGGACAACACCGCCTCCGGTGCAAGCGGCAGTGGTGGTGGAATTCTTTCCTCGGGTGGTTCGGTATCGATTCAATCGACAACCATGTCGGGCAATGTGGCCAATCGTGCCGGCGGCGCCATTGAACTGGGCACCGGATCGCTGACGCTTACCGATGTGATGCTGGGCGGATTCGCCGTCGATGACGCCAACGTTGCCGGGCCTGGCGGTTCGGCGTCGCCGGGCAACGGAGGTGGTATCCACGTGACCGGTGGCGCTTCGGCAACATCAGTCGCCATCTTTGGTGGGGTCATCGCGGGTAACTTCGCAGCGTCCGAGGGTGGCGGAGTCTGGAATCAAAACGGGGCCGTGATGTCGATCGCCGGAAACGCGGAAATCGTCGGCAACCGGGCCGGTGGCGAAACCAATACCGAAGGCGGCGGTGGTGTTTTCAACAACGGCGGCTTGCTGACCATCACCGACGCCCGGATCACTGACAATGCGACGACGGGAACCGCGGGTGGAGGCGGCGGGATTGCCAACGACGGCGGTTTGGTCACGGTCAATCGTTCCATCGTGTCCGGCAACTTTGCGGCGGGAACCGGTGCCAGCGGTGGCGGCATCCTGAATATTAACGCGGGCAAGGTTTCCGTGATCGATTCCGAAATCACGGACAACGTCGCCAGTCGTGCCGGAGGCGGAATCGAAGATGCTTCGGATGCTCCTGGCGTCCAAGGCTTGTCGCTGCAGAACGTGTTTTTGAGCGACAACAACGCTGGCGTCATCGCAGCGGACGCATCGGCCGCCGCGCCAGGAAACGGTGGCGGAATTCACGTCACGGGTGCTGGTGACGTTTTGATCGCCGACAGTTTCGTCAGCGAGAACATCGCGGCGGCCGAAGGTGGTGGACTGTGGAATGGCTCGGGAACCATGACAGTCATCAACACCACCATCGAGCGAAACAGTGCCTCAGGAGATGCGGCCGATGACGGCGGCGGCGGCATCTTTAACAACGGCGGTCAAGTCGTCATCGACGGTGGTGTGATCGAATCCAATGTGGCTGATGGCGCCAGCGGAAGTGGTGGAGGCATCCTCAGCCTCGGTGGATCGCTGGAAATCTCCGGTGCACAGATCCGTAACAACTCGGCTTCACGTGCCGGCGGTGGCATCGAAGTCACCGGTGAGAGCGACACGGTATTGTCCAACGTCGATTTGATGGAAAACGAGGCCGGTCCGATGGGCGCCGCCGCCCCGGGCAACGGTGGCGGGCTTCACGTCACGGGTAGCGGATCGGTTGAAATTCAAGGCGGAACCGTCATGGGCAACCTGGCCGACCGCGAAGGTGGCGGACTATGGAACGGTGCAGGCTTGATGACGTTGGTCGATGTCGACGTCATGGACAACATCGCCCGCGGTGATACGGGCGACGACGGCGGCGGTGGCATCTTCAATAACACCGGCCAGCTGATCATCAACGGCGGAAACATCACCGGAAACGTCGCCAATGGTGCCAGCGGAAGCGGTGGCGGGATCTTGAACCTGGATGGGATCCTGCGAGTCGAATCCACCAATCTTTCCGAAAACGTTGCGAATCGCGCCGGAGGGGCCGTCGAGGCGACCACGGACAGCGAAAGCACCCTGATCGACGTCACGATGGAATCCAACACCGCCGGGCCGGTTGGATCGGCTTCGCCCGGCAACGGTGGTGGTCTGCATGTGACGGGTCAGGGCACCGTCGCGGTGATCGGCGGCACCGTTCGCGATAACTTCGCCGCCAGCGAAGGCGGTGGGCTTTGGAACGGGACCGGAGTGATGGCGGTTTCGGGAACCCAGATCGATGGCAACGTCGCTGCTGGTAATGGAGTCGACCAGGGTGGCGGTGGCGTTTTCAACGCGGGCGGAACAATCCAAATCGATTCATCCACCCTGACGAACAACCGAGCGACGGCATCGACCCTGGTCACTCTGTCCGGCGACGCCGAAGTTCCCTCGGTCGCGACAGCCGCAACCGGGACGGCCGCAATCCAATACGATCCGAATGCCGGCACCTTTGATTTGGACGTGATCGTCCGCGGTATCGAACTGGACGACGACACCAGCTTGCCCGAACTGACCGGTGCCCACCTTCATGTTGCCGCCGCTGATGCCAACGGCCCGGTCATCGTCAATCTGGGTGTGGAAAACTTCGTCCAAGACGGCGATTCCATTCGCTTGCGACTGCATGATGTCGAACTGCCCGAGTCCAACTTTGCCGACTTCGCCGCGGGCGGAACCTACATCAACCTCCATTCGACAACGAACCCTGGTGGGGAACTCCGAGGGCAAGTTGTGTTCCCGACAACGATGGGAAGCGGTGGAGGCATCTTGAATGACGGCGGAACCGTCGAAGTCAGCAACACCTTGATTGACGGTAACATTGCCAGTCGTGCCGGGGGTGGAATCGAAGCGACGCCGAACTCCATCACCACGCTCAGCCAAGTCGACTTGGTGTCCAACATCGCCGGCCCATCCGGCTTTGCAACCCCCGGCAATGGCGGCGGCCTGCACATCACGGGTGATGGCGACGCCGTGATCGAAAACAGCCGAATCGAATCAAACCATGCCGGCCGCGAAGGTGGCGGGCTGTGGAACGGCAGCGGAATGATGACCGTTCTGTCCACCGATCTGATGGGCAATGTCGCAAGTGGTGATGCCGCGGACGACGGCGGCGGCGGCATCTTCAACAACGGTGGTTCACTAACGATTTCCGGCGGAACGATCTCGGAAAACCAGGCCGATGGAACCAGCGGCAGTGGCGGCGGGATCATGAATCTTGGCGGAACGCTGGAGATCTCCGATGCAACTGTTGGATTCAACACGTCCAACCGCGCCGGCGGTGGCATCGAAGTCACCGGAGGCAGCGAAAGCACCATCGAACGTGTCTTGCTTGTTGGCAACGTCACTGGGCCCGACGGCATGGCAATGCCGGGCAACGGCGGCGGGCTTCACTTGGGCGGCGATGCGATCGTGGATGTCATTAACACCACCGTCAGTGAAAACCAATCGGGCAACGAAGGCGGCGGACTTTGGAACAGCAGCACCGGAACTCTAAGAGTGGTCAGTTCCACCGTCGCATTAAACGCTTCGCCCCGCGGTGGCGGAATCGACACGATCGACGGTGGTTCGACAACCATTGGATCGTCGATCATCGCGATGAATGACGCGGATGATGGCCCCAATATCCATGGTGCGGTGACCACCGACGGTTTCAACGTCGTTGGCGACACAACGGGGGCGACCTTTGCCAACGCCCAGCCGACCGACCAATTGGATGTGACCAACACAGGATTGCAACCGCTTTCTGACAACGGCGGTCCGACGATGACGCACGCTCTAAGTGCCGGAAGCCCCGCACTTGCATCGGGTGATCCCGCCGGAGTCGACGTTGATCAGCGTGGCATCGCACGTCCGCAAGGCGACGCCCCGGACAGCGGTGCATTCGAATCACCGCTGTCGGCTCCTGTGATCGCCGGTGTGTTCCAAAACCCGGTGATGCCGACCGATGTCAACGGCGACAGCCGCACCACCGCACTGGACGCCTTGATGGTCATCAATTTTGTGGCCCGTCACGGCGACGACGTGGACGTCGAACAATTAATGACTGCCGAAGGCGAATCGGCGTCGGTGCAGACGTCGGCCGACCATCCGATGGTCGACGTGTCCGGCGACGGCCGCATCACCGCCATCGATGCCCTGCGTGTGATCAACACACTGGCTCGTCAAACGACGCAGAACGATACGACTGATCAAGCGTTGGTCCAAGTTGCCGCCGACATCCAACGATCGGGCGCGGACGATGATGAAGAATGGATGGACGCCATCGTCGACCAAGTCCAGTGA